In Acidobacteriota bacterium, a single window of DNA contains:
- a CDS encoding YdcF family protein yields MSDPAADATSLPPAGFARLVAPVWDYLTVAERPARADVIFVFGSQALAVPDHAARLYQAGHAPFVLVSGRYGRMTRNVFDQPEALVFRDRLLRRGVPSAAIVAETEAGNTLENVLYGLAALGRRGVAAGSALLVAKPFVMRRCAATFARQAPGVRVRCCPPETDLLRSMDRAPAAFASRLVAEVGRLERYGAAGDIAEQTVPAAVRRAVRRIADAGWGEGRVPGRS; encoded by the coding sequence ATGAGCGACCCGGCGGCAGATGCGACATCTCTACCTCCAGCCGGTTTCGCGCGGCTGGTCGCTCCCGTCTGGGACTATCTGACAGTGGCCGAGCGGCCGGCGCGCGCGGACGTCATCTTCGTCTTCGGCAGCCAGGCTCTCGCCGTACCGGATCACGCGGCCCGCCTCTACCAGGCGGGGCATGCGCCGTTCGTGCTGGTCAGCGGTCGCTACGGCCGGATGACCCGAAATGTCTTCGACCAGCCGGAAGCACTGGTCTTCAGGGACAGGCTCCTGCGCCGCGGCGTCCCTTCCGCGGCCATCGTCGCGGAGACCGAGGCGGGCAACACGCTCGAGAACGTGCTGTACGGGCTGGCCGCGCTCGGCCGCCGGGGGGTCGCGGCCGGTTCTGCGCTGCTCGTGGCGAAGCCGTTCGTGATGCGCCGCTGTGCGGCCACGTTCGCGCGCCAGGCGCCCGGCGTCCGCGTGCGGTGCTGTCCACCGGAGACCGATCTGCTGCGGTCGATGGATCGTGCGCCGGCCGCCTTCGCGTCCCGCCTCGTCGCCGAGGTCGGCCGCCTCGAACGCTACGGTGCGGCGGGCGACATCGCGGAGCAGACGGTGCCGGCGGCGGTGCGGCGGGCGGTCCGGCGGATTGCGGATGCCGGTTGGGGGGAGGGTCGGGTGCCCGGGCGTTCGTGA
- a CDS encoding sodium:solute symporter family protein, giving the protein MTPGCRPLAQTGHRRIVMFSTGCARRLQVTSIRHYRGQPVADAAHPVEDSAGRCGAALNAMNLHLAVLLVYAAILMGVGLWIGRRVRSSTDFFVAGRRLGPSLLFSTMLAANIGAGSTVAAAGLGYADGLSAWWWVGSAGLGSIVLAFWIGPRIRRIAADQGLHTLGDYLEYRFGEHVRATITVLLWMGTLAILAAQIIGIGWILNVVVGLPPWLGCLIGGGVVIVYFTAGGLLTAAWVNAVQLVVLLAGFLVALPLTVASAGGWGAIQTATHAVDDYWNVWQGGSSGWFYLAMLGPAFIISPGLLQKTYGARDDRTVRLGVGLNAAVLLVFAALPPLLGMIARAVEPGLDNPELALPTLLMQALPPAVGALGLAAIFSAEVSSSDAILFMLATSLSQDLYRRYVDPDASDGQVLKVARRAAVAGGILGTGLAVGAASMVSVLGLFYNLLTVSLFVPVLGGLYTRRVGPAEAMGAIAGGVGTYVAVEVLAMGEPVLGMTPAMIGLLGALAGCGLTAGARSGAPRR; this is encoded by the coding sequence GTGACTCCCGGCTGCCGGCCGTTGGCGCAAACCGGCCACCGGCGAATCGTGATGTTCTCCACCGGGTGCGCCCGCCGGCTCCAAGTGACGTCGATCAGGCATTATAGAGGGCAGCCCGTCGCTGACGCCGCGCATCCCGTCGAGGACAGTGCGGGTCGATGCGGCGCCGCGCTGAACGCCATGAACCTGCACCTCGCCGTGCTCCTCGTCTACGCCGCGATCCTCATGGGCGTCGGCCTGTGGATCGGCCGGCGCGTGCGAAGCTCGACCGACTTCTTCGTCGCCGGGCGCCGGCTCGGTCCCTCGCTGCTCTTCTCCACCATGCTCGCCGCCAACATCGGAGCCGGCTCGACGGTGGCCGCGGCGGGGCTCGGCTACGCCGACGGCCTGAGCGCCTGGTGGTGGGTGGGATCGGCGGGACTGGGATCGATCGTGCTGGCCTTCTGGATCGGCCCGCGTATCCGGCGCATCGCGGCGGATCAGGGACTGCACACGCTGGGCGACTATCTCGAGTACCGCTTCGGCGAACACGTACGAGCAACGATCACCGTGCTCTTGTGGATGGGAACCCTGGCCATCCTGGCCGCGCAGATCATCGGCATCGGCTGGATCCTGAACGTGGTGGTGGGTCTTCCGCCGTGGCTCGGCTGCCTCATCGGCGGCGGCGTCGTCATCGTCTACTTCACGGCCGGCGGGCTCCTGACCGCCGCGTGGGTCAACGCCGTGCAGCTCGTGGTGCTGCTGGCCGGCTTCCTGGTGGCGCTGCCGCTCACCGTCGCGAGCGCGGGGGGCTGGGGTGCCATCCAGACCGCGACGCACGCGGTCGACGACTACTGGAACGTCTGGCAGGGCGGGAGCTCGGGCTGGTTCTACCTGGCGATGCTCGGTCCCGCCTTCATCATCTCGCCGGGGCTGCTCCAGAAGACGTACGGCGCCCGCGACGATCGGACCGTGCGGCTGGGAGTCGGGCTGAACGCCGCCGTGCTGCTGGTCTTCGCCGCCCTCCCGCCGTTGCTGGGGATGATCGCCCGGGCGGTCGAGCCGGGGCTGGACAACCCCGAGCTGGCGCTGCCGACGCTGTTGATGCAGGCCCTGCCGCCGGCGGTGGGCGCGCTCGGCTTGGCCGCGATCTTCTCGGCCGAGGTCAGCTCTTCCGACGCCATCCTGTTCATGCTGGCCACGTCGCTCTCGCAAGACCTCTACCGGCGCTACGTCGACCCCGACGCGAGCGACGGGCAGGTCCTGAAGGTGGCGCGCCGCGCGGCCGTGGCGGGGGGGATTCTCGGCACGGGGCTCGCCGTCGGCGCAGCCTCGATGGTGAGCGTGCTGGGGCTGTTCTACAACCTGCTGACGGTCAGTCTCTTCGTGCCCGTGCTCGGCGGACTGTACACGCGGCGCGTGGGACCGGCGGAAGCGATGGGCGCCATCGCCGGCGGCGTCGGGACCTACGTGGCGGTGGAGGTGCTCGCCATGGGCGAGCCCGTGCTCGGAATGACGCCGGCGATGATCGGTCTGCTGGGCGCCCTGGCCGGCTGCGGCCTGACCGCGGGAGCCCGGAGCGGCGCACCGCGACGATAG
- a CDS encoding GerMN domain-containing protein, translated as MKSSSPEGQRPTRGGFRRSYRIAGTVLLALAIGAATLTLVLVERWESAAGGSSELDGTGGPGGAGSPFTATMYYVAGNGLGLVRREIDVPYSADPLLRARIIVERQLERPPRRLLSAFPTGTRLRAVYLADDGNLFVDLSGEVTTEHSGGSLDELLTVYALVNAVTTNVHEVAAVQILVDGREVDTLAGHIDLRQPLTPNLTWVVDLPPPPDDEPAAADDGNQPPDESAGEDEPGSSEPAPAVP; from the coding sequence ATGAAATCGTCGAGCCCGGAGGGGCAGCGCCCGACGCGCGGAGGCTTTCGGCGCTCGTACCGGATCGCCGGTACCGTGCTGCTGGCCCTGGCCATCGGCGCGGCGACACTGACGCTGGTTCTGGTCGAGCGCTGGGAATCCGCGGCCGGCGGATCATCGGAGCTGGACGGTACGGGAGGGCCGGGAGGCGCCGGCTCCCCGTTCACGGCGACCATGTACTACGTGGCAGGCAACGGCCTGGGCCTGGTCCGCCGAGAGATCGATGTGCCGTACTCGGCCGATCCTCTCCTGCGGGCCCGCATCATCGTGGAACGGCAGCTCGAGAGGCCGCCGCGCCGACTCCTGTCCGCGTTTCCGACGGGAACGCGGCTGCGCGCGGTGTACCTGGCCGACGACGGCAACCTGTTCGTCGACCTGAGCGGCGAGGTGACGACGGAGCATTCGGGCGGCTCGCTCGACGAGCTGCTCACCGTCTACGCCCTCGTCAACGCCGTCACGACCAACGTCCACGAAGTCGCGGCGGTACAGATACTGGTGGATGGCCGCGAGGTGGACACGCTCGCGGGCCATATCGACCTGCGCCAGCCGCTCACCCCGAACCTGACGTGGGTCGTCGACCTTCCTCCTCCGCCCGACGACGAACCGGCGGCGGCCGATGACGGCAACCAACCGCCGGACGAATCGGCTGGCGAGGACGAACCGGGCTCATCGGAACCCGCTCCCGCGGTTCCCTAG